TTGTTGTGACTCTCTGGTACCGTGCACCGGAGTTGCTCCTTTGCTCGCCGGTTTACTCCACGCCCATAGACGTCTGGTCGGTGGGCTGCATTTTCGCCGAATTCCTGCAGATGTTGCCGCTCTTTCCGGGAAAATCTGAAATCGATGAGCTTAACAGGATCTTTAAGGTAAGATATGAATGGTTTTGacattacattaatttttaaaatcacTTGCTGAATGATCATTGACTGTCAATTTATTGTTCTTTTAGGAATTGGGCACTCCGAACGAAAAGATCTGGCCCGGATACACCGAGCTACCCGCCGTGAAGAACATGTTGTCACAGAACTCTCAGTTTACCGAGTATCCCGTCTCTCAACTACGCAAGCACTTCCAGGAGAAGACCTCTGAAATGGGTTTGTCGCTGCTGCAGGGTCTGCTGACGTACGATCCGAAACAAAGACTGAGCGCCGACGCGGCACTAAAGCATGGCTTCTTCAAGGAGCTGCCATTGCCCATCGATCCCTCCATGTTTCCCACGTGGCCGGCCAAGAGTGAATTGGGAGCCCGCAAGGCACAAGCCTCATCCCCCAAACCACCGTCCGGTGGCTCGCAGTTCAAGCAGCTAGGTCGCGATGAGCCCATCGCTGTGGGTCCGGGAAACAAGCTCTCATCTGGGATTATCACTGGCAACAAGAAGAGCCACGGAGCTGGTGGATCGTCGGCTAGCACGGGATTTGTCCTGAACGCTGGATTAACGCAACGCCAGTTGGCCATGGGACCGGGATTCAGTCTGAAGTTCTGATTCTGTGTGTTTTTAGCCCATTACGATTACAATTAATTGTTATGTATAGTTAGCGATGTAAGTGAAAAATTTCGTTTAATTGTATGTGTAAAAATATTGTTccatatataatttaaaaagccaTACAAAACAATTGATGTATaattacttttcatttcaaGAGCGGCAATCCCGAGTAGGAAAGCTGACTATAAACGTTGTGGAATTTAGTCACTAGTTTTCAACTTGAGTTTTAGATTTATTGTTCAATTTTCCGGGTCTAAAATTCCAGAGACCACAAGTCAACCCTCTACACTCCAAATGCATCCACACCTGTAACTTTAAAACTTAGCCTAGGGGAATACTTTCGCTCTATCTGAAATGCCTAAGTAGACCACAGATAGAAGTAAGTGGTTTGCCACGTGGGAATGTAATCTTTAAGGGGTTTAGCCACCACCTTAGCAATTGGCACACTTGTGGCCACAAAGTCGAGGATCCGCTCCAGTCTGGATTTGGTGAAGCTGTCATAGAACGGCGATCGGACCATGAAGTACATGATGTTTATGCATCGCCTGCTCAGCTcaagtttttgttgcttggACATGAGGTCGCGATGCTGACGGTACAGGTGTATGCTATACAAATCCATGGATAATGCTACCATATACTGTTTCCAACTTCTCTGTCCGAACAACCCCATGGCGACCAGGTGGATTAGCGGCTTCGATATATACAGGTATTCGGCTTGCAGGAGTTTCCGCGGAATTTGCGTTTTCACCGCTTCATTGTTGTCTATATGAAGCTTGAAGTCCCGATATTGCAGGGGAGGAGCACCCTCCACCTTGCGAATAACACGGCCAGATCGCTTTAATTGGAAGGTGATTGAGTGCTGGGAATGCAACAAATCGTTCGACAAGGATACAGCCCCATCCCCAGAATTTTTTCTCTGCTTGCCGACGGCCCTTCGATTCAGGGCGGCGATGGGCGGTGAGGTTATTATATCCGAGGTGGAGTGCTTCAAGATAAAGAAACGGCCCGCTGCCTTGAACGCCTGTATTAGCGCTATCACCAGCCATTTGCCGGATTGACCGAAAAGCCGGCGGGCTGATATCTCGATGAAAACCTCGCTATATTCAAGTGTCGTCAACGTGACCTTTAGACGGTAGCAAAGTTTAGATTGCAGCTGGATCACAGAATTCGCCTCGGCATTGCGTGCTTTTTCGATGATCCGATCGTTATAGAACACCAGCATATTGGACAACGTGTACACCAGCTCACTGACCACATTTGATGAAGAAATACGACCTGGAAGCCGGACCAAAGAGATTAATCTATACGGTCTATGTAAACAAGAATTTCACCTTACCTGCTATAAAGTAGGATACCCACTTGGCTGTTGTCTCGAAATCTCCCACCACATCCGGGTTTTTCGCCACCCACGCCTCGTACGCCTTTAGCATGCCCTTCAGAGTGTCCATTATATCCAGAAATTATTGCCTGTTTctttaaatagtaaataaaaattaagagTTTCGGACTGCAGGTAATCAAATCGGTCAGCTGTGGGTTCTGGGCTTTTGGGCAAGGCGTTAGTGCGTTCATGCTAGTACAAATTGAAGGTGACGCaatgtacatacgtatgtgtCCAGACAGAGAGACCGTCGATTAAATGAAACGCTCTTTGGAATGTTAAAACACAGAAACTTACATTGCTAGATTCTTTTTAATTGGAGCATTTCTCACCCAATTCttcagaaaaataaattttcaaaattcttatttttattacgtCACAAAATACCTGAATTTGATATGCCCACCCCTTAATTAACGCGTTTGTGACTTCAAGACACCCAAGTGCTCGGtcacacttttgtttttgtgcactTTGCAATCGAATTGCTCGTGAAAACGGGTTCA
This genomic interval from Drosophila teissieri strain GT53w chromosome 3L, Prin_Dtei_1.1, whole genome shotgun sequence contains the following:
- the LOC122616622 gene encoding peroxisomal membrane protein PEX16; the encoded protein is MDTLKGMLKAYEAWVAKNPDVVGDFETTAKWVSYFIAGRISSSNVVSELVYTLSNMLVFYNDRIIEKARNAEANSVIQLQSKLCYRLKVTLTTLEYSEVFIEISARRLFGQSGKWLVIALIQAFKAAGRFFILKHSTSDIITSPPIAALNRRAVGKQRKNSGDGAVSLSNDLLHSQHSITFQLKRSGRVIRKVEGAPPLQYRDFKLHIDNNEAVKTQIPRKLLQAEYLYISKPLIHLVAMGLFGQRSWKQYMVALSMDLYSIHLYRQHRDLMSKQQKLELSRRCINIMYFMVRSPFYDSFTKSRLERILDFVATSVPIAKVVAKPLKDYIPTWQTTYFYLWST